A genomic stretch from Alosa sapidissima isolate fAloSap1 chromosome 3, fAloSap1.pri, whole genome shotgun sequence includes:
- the kif22 gene encoding kinesin-like protein KIF22 — protein MAHRVATGESAAGPKRTSRVRVAVRLRPYMDKQDEKGEGPCVRALDSRRLEIINWRNATETLQYEFDVFHGEQTTQKEVFVESVKPVLPHILSGQNASVFAYGPTGAGKTHTMLGSQDQPGVIPRAVREVFHLVRAQEAKQDGWEYAITMSYLEIYNEKVLDLLSPGTQDLPIREDKDHNILIPGLTNTPLTSFSDFDTHFIPASLNRTTASTKLNQRSSRSHAILLIKVVRTRRGPPHRQQTGKLYLVDLAGSEDNRRTGNQGIRLKESGAINLSLFTLSKVVDALNGPVGTRVPYRDSKLTRLLQDSLGGSAHSVMVTNVAPEYRFYFDTFTALNFAAKSKQIVNRPFVRETLLQPTIAVSKRPREQGGSSSSSEPQNKRPREGKESKTEPDRAPNATAQPPSPPDGSVLDRLLALEKMLMGTPEKQRLHLLKTVAQSRKEIEELKAKQKELESKAARTEKSDGCGPSDQKGNRGSGGLRDDSLFKTNVPPLHRKPSCARPKRQQAVVPPLQVSQVQIQQCAVVCKPSLSLDKKKKHSEVSEGKENVGVDVLCCDGATDWESRLDASLLEQSRQKILATLNSGSLRELKGLQLIGDKKAKLILGWREINGPFAQVEDLKKIEGITAKRFSSFFTANILSSIGK, from the exons ATGGCCCACCGTGTTGCGACGGGTGAATCCGCCGCTGGGCCGAAACGGACCTCACGGGTGCGTGTGGCGGTTCGGCTGCGACCTTACATGGACAAGCAGGACGAGAAGGGCGAGGGCCCTTGTGTGCGGGCTTTAGATTCCCGCAGACTAGAGATCATCAACTGGAGGAATGCCACCGAGACGCTGCAGTATGA GTTTGACGTGTTCCACGGCGAGCAGACCACTCAGAAGGAGGTGTTTGTGGAGTCGGTGAAGCCCGTCCTACCACACATCCTCAGCGGACAGAATGCCAGTGTGTTTGCTTACGGACCCACAGGAGCAG GTAAGACCCACACCATGCTGGGCAGTCAGGATCAGCCAGGTGTCATCCCCAGGGCAGTGCGCGAGGTCTTCCACCTGGTCAGGGCCCAAGAGGCCAAGCAGGACGGCTGGGAGTACGCCATCACCATGTCCTATCTGGAGATTTACaatgaaaag GTTCTGGACCTGCTGAGTCCGGGCACTCAGGACCTGCCCATTAGGGAGGATAAGGACCACAACATCCTGATTCCTGGCCTCACCAACACACCCCTCACGTCCTTCTCCGACTTCGACACACACTTCATCCCCGCCAGCCTGAACCGCACCACGGCCTCCACCAAACTCAACCAGCGCTCCAGCCGCAGCCATGCCATCCTGCTCATCaag gtGGTGCGTACCCGCCGCGGGCCTCCGCACCGGCAGCAGACAGGTAAGCTGTACCTGGTGGACCTGGCGGGCTCCGAGGACAACCGGCGCACCGGCAACCAGGGCATCCGTCTGAAGGAGAGCGGCGCCATCAACCTGTCGCTGTTCACCCTCAGCAAGGTGGTGGACGCGCTGAACGGGCCGGTGGGCACGCGGGTGCCCTACCGCGACAGCAAGCTCACGCGGCTGCTGCAGGACTCGCTGGGCGGCTCCGCCCACTCCGTCATGGTCACCAACGTGGCGCCCGAGTACAGGTTCTACTTCGACACCTTCACCGCCCTCAACTTTGCCGCCAAGTCCAAGCAGATCGTCAACCGGCCGTTCGTCCGTGAGACGCTCCTGCAGCCTACCATAG ctgtAAGTAAGAGGCCGAGAGAGCAGGGGGGCAGCAGCAGCTCCAGTGAGCCCCAGAACAAGCGCCCCCGAGAGGGGAAGGAGAGCAAGACGGAGCCGGACAGAGCACCGAACGCCACTGCCCAGCCACCaag CCCTCCTGATGGCTCTGTGCTTGACCGTCTGCTGGCCCTAGAGAAGATGCTTATGGGTACGCCGGAGAAGCAGCGGCTACACCTCCTCAAGACAGTCGCCCAGTCTCGCAAAGAGATCGAG gagctaAAGGCCAAACAGAAGGAGTTGGAGAGTAAAGCTGCCAGGACGGAGAAGAGTGACGGCTGTGGTCCGAGTGACCAGAAGGGGAACCGGGGCAGCGGCGGTCTCCGTGACGACTCGCTCTTCAAGACCAACGTGCCCCCCCTGCACAGAAAACCCTCATGCGCCAGGCCCAAGAGGCAGCAAGCAGTGGTCCCTCCTCTAcagg tgTCACAGGTGCAGATCCAACAGTGTGCAGTGGTGTGTaaaccatccctctctctcgacaagaagaagaagcacAGTGAG GTCTCGGAGGGGAAGGAGAACGTGGGCGTGGACGTGTTGTGCTGTGACGGGGCGACGGACTGGGAGTCGCGCCTGGACGCGTCCCTGCTGGAGCAGTCCCGCCAGAAGATCTTGGCCACGCTCAACAGCGGCTCCCTGCGCGAGCTCAAGGGGCTGCAGCTCATCGGGGACAAGAAGGCCAAGCTCATCCTGGGCTGGAGAGAGATCAACGGCCCCTTCGCCCAG gtGGAAGACCTGAAAAAGATTGAGGGCATCACTGCCAAAAggttttcctcatttttcacg G